One genomic window of Streptomyces sp. NBC_01276 includes the following:
- the cydB gene encoding cytochrome d ubiquinol oxidase subunit II, translating to MELHDVWFVLIAVLWTGYFFLEGFDFGIGVLTKLLARDRKERRVLINTIGPVWDGNEVWLLTAAGATFAAFPEWYATLFSGFYLPMLLILICLIVRGVSFEYRHKRPEERWQTNWEHAIFWTSLILAFLWGVIFANMVRGVKIDQDMEYVGSLFDLFNVYSILGGLVTLALFTFHGAVFASLKTLGDIRERSRALATRLGVVAAVLALAFLIWTQVSRGDGWSLIAMAVAVVALVAALGCNLAGREGWSFAFSGITIAAAVAMLFLTLFPNVMPSSLNDAWNLTVTNASATPYTLKIMTWLAGVATPLVMLYQGWTYWVFRKRIGTQHIADAH from the coding sequence ATGGAACTTCACGACGTCTGGTTCGTACTGATCGCCGTCCTGTGGACCGGCTACTTCTTCCTGGAGGGCTTCGACTTCGGAATCGGAGTCCTGACCAAACTGCTCGCCCGCGACCGCAAGGAGCGGCGGGTCCTGATCAACACGATCGGACCCGTCTGGGACGGCAACGAGGTCTGGCTGCTCACGGCGGCCGGCGCCACCTTCGCCGCCTTCCCGGAGTGGTACGCCACCCTCTTCTCCGGCTTCTACCTGCCCATGTTGCTCATCCTGATCTGCCTCATCGTCCGGGGCGTCTCCTTCGAGTACCGCCACAAGCGGCCCGAGGAAAGGTGGCAGACCAACTGGGAACACGCGATCTTCTGGACCTCGTTGATCCTGGCGTTCCTGTGGGGCGTGATCTTCGCCAACATGGTTCGCGGAGTGAAGATCGACCAGGACATGGAGTACGTCGGCAGCCTCTTCGACCTGTTCAACGTCTACTCGATCCTCGGCGGCCTGGTCACCCTCGCCCTCTTCACCTTCCACGGGGCGGTCTTCGCCTCGCTGAAGACGCTCGGGGACATCCGGGAGCGCTCGCGCGCACTGGCGACCCGGCTGGGCGTGGTGGCGGCGGTGCTGGCCCTCGCCTTCCTGATCTGGACCCAGGTCTCGCGTGGTGACGGCTGGAGCCTGATCGCCATGGCCGTCGCCGTGGTGGCGCTGGTCGCGGCCCTCGGCTGCAACCTGGCCGGCCGGGAGGGCTGGTCGTTCGCCTTCTCGGGGATCACCATCGCGGCGGCCGTCGCGATGCTCTTCCTGACGCTGTTCCCGAACGTCATGCCGTCCTCGCTGAACGATGCCTGGAACCTCACGGTCACCAACGCCTCGGCCACCCCGTACACGCTGAAGATCATGACCTGGCTCGCGGGCGTCGCCACCCCGCTCGTCATGCTCTACCAGGGCTGGACCTACTGGGTGTTCCGCAAGCGCATCGGTACGCAGCACATCGCCGACGCGCACTGA
- a CDS encoding cytochrome ubiquinol oxidase subunit I, translated as MDLALAPETLARWQFGITTVYHFLFVPLTISLAALTAGLQTAWVRTEKEKYLRATKFWGKLFLINIAMGVVTGIVQEFQFGMNWSDYSRFVGDIFGAPLAFEALIAFFFESTFIGLWIFGWDKLPKKIHLACIWMVSIGTVLSAYFILAANSWMQHPVGYRINEERGRAELTDFWQVLTQNTALTQFFHTITAAFLVGGAFMVGIAAFHLARKKHIPVMRSSLRLGLVVMIIAGLGTAISGDLLGKVMFKQQPMKMAAAEALWDGEAPAPFSVFAYGDVEKGHNKVAIEIPGLLSFLANDDFTSFVPGINDINKAEQEKYGPGDYRPNIPVAYWSFRWMIGFGMASLGIGMLGLWLTRKRFLLPQALRTGEDEVPHLVLFKKALSPRWARMYWLVALWTMCFPLIANSWGWIFTEMGRQPWVVYGVLRTRDAVSPGVSQGEVLTSMIGFTLLYAVLAVIEVRLLVKYVKAGPPELTEDDLNPPTRIGGDDKNPDRPMAFSY; from the coding sequence GTGGACCTAGCTTTGGCGCCTGAGACATTGGCGCGCTGGCAGTTCGGCATCACCACCGTCTACCACTTCCTCTTCGTTCCGCTCACGATCTCGCTGGCTGCGCTGACCGCCGGCCTGCAGACCGCCTGGGTGCGCACGGAGAAGGAGAAGTACCTCAGGGCCACGAAGTTCTGGGGCAAGCTTTTCTTGATCAATATCGCGATGGGTGTCGTCACCGGCATCGTCCAGGAGTTCCAGTTCGGGATGAACTGGTCCGACTACTCGCGATTCGTCGGCGACATCTTCGGCGCGCCGCTGGCCTTCGAGGCGCTGATCGCCTTCTTCTTCGAGTCGACCTTCATCGGCTTGTGGATCTTCGGCTGGGACAAGCTGCCGAAGAAGATCCACCTGGCCTGCATCTGGATGGTCTCCATCGGCACGGTCCTGTCCGCCTACTTCATCCTGGCGGCCAATTCCTGGATGCAGCACCCGGTCGGGTACCGCATCAACGAGGAGCGGGGCCGGGCGGAGCTCACGGACTTCTGGCAGGTCCTCACGCAGAACACCGCGCTCACCCAGTTCTTCCACACCATCACGGCCGCCTTCCTGGTCGGTGGCGCGTTCATGGTCGGCATCGCGGCTTTCCACCTCGCGCGCAAGAAGCACATCCCCGTGATGCGCAGCTCGCTGCGGCTCGGTCTGGTCGTCATGATCATCGCGGGTCTCGGCACCGCCATCAGCGGTGACCTGCTCGGCAAGGTCATGTTCAAGCAGCAGCCCATGAAGATGGCCGCGGCCGAGGCCCTCTGGGACGGCGAGGCGCCCGCCCCCTTCTCCGTCTTCGCCTACGGCGACGTCGAGAAGGGCCACAACAAGGTGGCCATCGAAATCCCGGGTCTGCTGTCCTTCCTCGCCAACGACGACTTCACCTCCTTCGTCCCCGGCATCAACGACATCAACAAGGCCGAGCAGGAGAAGTACGGCCCCGGCGACTACCGGCCCAACATCCCCGTCGCCTACTGGTCCTTCCGCTGGATGATCGGCTTCGGCATGGCCTCCCTCGGGATCGGCATGCTGGGGCTGTGGCTGACCCGCAAGCGCTTCCTGCTGCCGCAGGCCCTGCGCACCGGTGAGGACGAGGTCCCCCATCTCGTCCTCTTCAAGAAGGCGCTCAGCCCCCGGTGGGCACGGATGTACTGGCTCGTCGCGCTCTGGACCATGTGCTTCCCGCTCATCGCCAACTCCTGGGGATGGATCTTCACCGAGATGGGCCGCCAGCCGTGGGTGGTCTACGGCGTCCTGCGCACGCGGGACGCGGTCTCGCCGGGCGTTTCCCAGGGCGAGGTGCTCACTTCGATGATCGGCTTCACCCTGCTCTACGCCGTGCTCGCGGTGATCGAGGTCAGGCTGCTCGTGAAGTACGTCAAGGCCGGTCCCCCGGAACTCACCGAGGACGACCTCAACCCGCCCACCAGGATCGGCGGGGACGACAAGAACCCCGACCGGCCGATGGCCTTCTCGTACTGA
- a CDS encoding cyclophilin-like fold protein has product MQIRISWPAGLLIATLDDTPTSKALASALPISASANIWGEEVYFDTGVSVALEDDARQVVEPGTVAFWTEGDALALPYGPTPISRGGESRLASPCNVLGSFDGDPRLLATVREGDPVRVELV; this is encoded by the coding sequence ATGCAGATTCGGATCTCATGGCCTGCGGGCCTGCTCATCGCCACCCTCGACGACACCCCGACCAGCAAGGCGCTGGCCTCGGCCCTCCCGATCTCCGCCTCCGCGAACATCTGGGGCGAAGAGGTCTACTTCGACACCGGGGTCTCCGTGGCCCTGGAGGACGACGCCCGGCAGGTCGTCGAGCCCGGCACGGTCGCGTTCTGGACCGAGGGCGACGCACTCGCGCTCCCCTACGGCCCCACGCCCATATCGCGCGGAGGCGAGAGCCGCCTGGCGAGCCCCTGCAACGTGCTCGGCTCGTTCGACGGCGACCCCCGCCTCCTGGCCACCGTCCGCGAGGGCGACCCCGTCCGCGTGGAACTGGTCTGA
- the hisC gene encoding histidinol-phosphate transaminase — protein sequence MSEKSPKLRAELDGIPTYKPGKPAAGGGAVAFKLSSNENPYPPLPGVLESAVAAAGRFNRYPDMACTGLVNELAERFGVPVEHIATGTGSVGVAQSLIQSTAGPGDEVIYAWRSFEAYPIITQISGATSVQVPLTDGDVHDLDAMAAAITDRTRLIFVCNPNNPTGTAVRRAELERFLDRVPSDILVVLDEAYREFVRDTDVPDGIELYRDRPNVAVLRTFSKAYGLAGLRVGFAVAHEPVAAALRKTAVPFGVSQLAQDAAVASLRAEDELMGRVGSLVGERARVHATLLAQGWTVVPDTQANFVWMRLGERTAEFAAACEKAGVVVRPFAGEGLRVTIGETEANDLFLHTAAAFFKEL from the coding sequence GTGAGCGAGAAGAGCCCGAAGCTGCGCGCCGAGCTGGACGGCATTCCCACCTACAAGCCCGGCAAGCCCGCGGCCGGGGGCGGGGCCGTCGCGTTCAAGCTGTCCTCGAACGAGAACCCGTACCCGCCCCTGCCGGGGGTGCTGGAGAGCGCGGTCGCCGCCGCGGGCCGGTTCAACCGCTACCCCGACATGGCGTGCACCGGTCTGGTGAACGAGCTGGCGGAGCGCTTCGGGGTGCCGGTCGAGCACATCGCCACGGGCACCGGCTCCGTGGGCGTGGCCCAGTCGCTGATCCAGTCGACGGCCGGCCCGGGCGACGAGGTCATCTACGCCTGGCGGTCCTTCGAGGCGTACCCGATCATCACGCAGATCTCGGGCGCGACGTCCGTACAGGTCCCGCTGACCGACGGCGATGTGCACGACCTGGACGCGATGGCCGCGGCGATCACCGACCGGACCCGGCTTATTTTCGTCTGCAACCCCAACAACCCCACCGGTACCGCGGTGCGCCGTGCCGAGCTGGAGCGGTTCCTGGACCGGGTTCCCTCGGACATCCTGGTGGTGCTGGACGAGGCGTACCGCGAGTTCGTGCGCGACACCGATGTTCCGGACGGCATCGAGCTCTACCGCGACCGCCCCAATGTCGCCGTACTGCGCACGTTCTCCAAGGCGTACGGCCTCGCCGGCCTGCGCGTCGGCTTCGCGGTGGCGCACGAGCCGGTGGCCGCCGCGCTGCGCAAGACCGCGGTGCCCTTCGGCGTGAGCCAGCTCGCGCAGGACGCGGCCGTGGCCTCGCTGCGGGCGGAGGACGAGCTGATGGGCCGGGTCGGTTCGCTGGTGGGCGAGCGGGCGCGGGTTCACGCCACGCTGCTGGCCCAGGGCTGGACGGTCGTCCCGGACACGCAGGCCAACTTCGTGTGGATGCGGCTGGGTGAGCGGACGGCCGAGTTCGCGGCGGCCTGCGAGAAGGCCGGTGTGGTGGTCCGGCCCTTCGCGGGCGAGGGCCTGCGGGTCACGATCGGTGAGACCGAGGCGAACGACCTCTTCCTGCACACGGCGGCGGCGTTCTTCAAGGAGCTGTAG
- a CDS encoding LacI family DNA-binding transcriptional regulator, translating into MTAAGKHQVSRTESTRRVGGRQGRAGIRDVAAAAGVSITTVSDALNGKGRLPDATRRHVREVADRLGYRPSAAARTLRTGKSGLIGLTVTTYGDEPFTFTEFAYFAEMARAATSAALARGYALVILPATSRHDVWSNVALDGTVVIDPSDHDPVVSELVRQGLPVVSDGRPAGTLPVTAWVDNDHEAAVLGLLDHLAAAGARRIGLLTGTTTDTYTRLSTTAYLNWCERVGQDPVYESYPAHDPCAGAVAADRLLARPDRPDAVYGLFDPNGTDLLAAARRYGLRVPEDLLLVCCSESTVYANTEPPITTLSLKPRRIGTAVVQLLIDAIEGVGTGRPVEQVVPTELIIRTSSQRRTPRTTVSPPRSPAQD; encoded by the coding sequence ATGACAGCAGCAGGGAAGCATCAGGTGAGCCGGACCGAGAGCACCCGGCGCGTCGGCGGCCGACAGGGCCGGGCCGGCATCCGAGACGTGGCCGCCGCGGCGGGCGTCTCCATCACAACCGTCTCCGACGCGCTCAATGGCAAGGGGCGGCTGCCGGACGCCACCCGCCGCCACGTCCGCGAGGTCGCCGACCGGCTGGGCTACCGCCCCTCCGCGGCGGCCCGAACCCTCCGTACCGGCAAGTCCGGCCTCATCGGCCTGACCGTGACCACGTACGGGGATGAACCTTTCACCTTCACCGAATTCGCGTACTTCGCCGAGATGGCACGGGCCGCCACCTCCGCCGCGCTGGCCCGTGGCTACGCCCTCGTCATCCTCCCCGCCACCTCACGACACGACGTCTGGTCCAACGTGGCCCTCGACGGAACCGTCGTGATCGACCCCTCCGACCACGATCCGGTCGTCAGCGAGCTGGTCCGCCAGGGGCTTCCCGTGGTCTCCGACGGCCGCCCGGCAGGCACCCTCCCCGTCACCGCCTGGGTCGACAACGACCACGAGGCCGCCGTCCTGGGCCTGCTCGACCACCTCGCCGCCGCCGGCGCCCGCCGCATCGGGCTGCTGACCGGCACCACCACCGACACCTACACCCGGCTCTCCACGACCGCCTACCTGAACTGGTGCGAACGCGTCGGCCAGGATCCCGTCTACGAGTCCTACCCCGCCCACGACCCGTGCGCCGGCGCCGTAGCCGCCGACCGCCTGCTCGCCCGGCCCGACCGGCCCGACGCCGTCTACGGGCTGTTCGACCCCAACGGCACCGACCTGCTCGCCGCCGCCCGGCGCTACGGCCTGCGCGTGCCCGAGGACCTGCTCCTCGTGTGCTGCAGCGAATCGACCGTCTACGCCAACACCGAACCGCCCATCACGACCCTCTCCCTCAAACCCCGCCGGATCGGCACCGCCGTCGTGCAGCTGCTGATCGACGCGATCGAGGGGGTCGGCACCGGACGCCCCGTGGAACAGGTCGTCCCGACCGAGCTGATCATCCGCACCTCCTCGCAGCGCAGGACACCCCGGACCACCGTCAGCCCACCCCGCTCGCCGGCCCAGGACTGA
- a CDS encoding metallophosphoesterase produces MVEGSMTQGAGQGPAMRTDTLRDFRVPVSEPAPYAVSAVLPGESPVYGEYPAYYAEGAPADQRPGYPPEPAGPPAVGPVAYPETETVPHQRPSAHAEFPDADAADDGYTPTRRDLPVIGRGAVSGGPGDTVQVHYVPQDAPAAGPGPLYVVGDVHGYLDELVTELRAQDLIDADHHWSAGNARLWFLGDFTDRGPDGIGVIDLVMRLSAEAAAAGGYCKALMGNHELLLIGAKRFGDTPIQSGAGTATFQAAWLLNGGQRTDMDRLEDVHLQWMSRLDAATLADGHLLLHSDTTAYLDYGDSIEDVNDTIHELLNRHDADITWDLFRKFTKRFAFRDEETGPGAVRELLGTYGGGRVVHGHSPIPYLLGEVGTEDGDESHGPEAVDGPHVYADGLAIAMDGGVTMEGKLLVVQLPLRD; encoded by the coding sequence GTGGTGGAGGGGTCGATGACTCAGGGGGCCGGTCAGGGACCCGCGATGCGGACGGACACGCTGCGGGACTTCCGGGTGCCGGTCTCCGAACCCGCACCGTACGCCGTGTCCGCCGTACTTCCCGGCGAAAGCCCGGTCTACGGCGAGTACCCCGCGTACTACGCCGAAGGCGCACCCGCGGACCAGCGGCCGGGGTACCCGCCGGAGCCCGCGGGGCCCCCGGCGGTCGGCCCCGTCGCCTACCCCGAGACGGAGACCGTCCCGCACCAGCGGCCCTCCGCCCACGCGGAGTTCCCCGACGCGGACGCCGCCGACGACGGCTACACGCCCACCCGGCGCGACCTGCCCGTCATCGGGCGAGGCGCCGTCTCCGGCGGGCCCGGTGACACCGTCCAGGTCCACTACGTCCCCCAGGACGCCCCGGCCGCCGGTCCCGGTCCCCTGTACGTCGTCGGCGACGTACACGGCTACCTCGACGAGCTCGTCACGGAACTGCGGGCCCAGGACCTGATCGACGCCGACCACCACTGGTCCGCCGGGAACGCCCGGCTCTGGTTCCTCGGCGACTTCACCGACCGCGGCCCCGACGGCATCGGCGTCATCGACCTCGTCATGCGGCTGTCCGCCGAGGCCGCCGCCGCCGGCGGCTACTGCAAGGCCCTGATGGGCAATCACGAACTCCTGCTCATCGGTGCCAAGCGGTTCGGCGACACCCCGATCCAGTCCGGCGCGGGCACCGCCACCTTCCAGGCCGCCTGGCTCCTCAACGGCGGCCAGCGCACCGACATGGACCGGCTGGAGGACGTGCACCTGCAGTGGATGTCCCGGCTCGACGCGGCCACCCTGGCGGACGGACACCTGCTGCTGCACTCCGACACCACCGCCTACCTCGACTACGGCGACTCCATCGAGGACGTCAACGACACCATCCACGAGCTGCTCAACCGCCATGACGCGGACATCACGTGGGACCTCTTCAGGAAGTTCACCAAGCGCTTCGCCTTCCGCGACGAGGAAACCGGCCCCGGAGCCGTACGGGAACTCCTCGGCACCTACGGCGGCGGACGCGTCGTCCACGGCCACAGCCCGATCCCCTACCTGCTCGGGGAGGTGGGCACCGAGGACGGCGACGAGTCCCACGGACCGGAGGCCGTCGACGGCCCGCACGTGTACGCGGACGGCCTGGCCATCGCGATGGACGGCGGCGTGACCATGGAGGGCAAGCTGCTCGTCGTTCAACTACCTCTGCGCGACTGA
- a CDS encoding aldo/keto reductase — protein sequence MRYRNLGGTGIEVSAHCLGTMMFGAVGNPDHEECGRIIHAALDLGVNFVDTADMYSAGESEVIVGKALKGRRDDVVLATKVHFQMGEGRNRSGNSRRWIVRAVEDSLRRLDTDWIDLYQVHRPDHTTDVEETLSVLGDLVTAGKIRSFGCSTFPAEELVEAHHVAERRALQRFRTEQPPYSILARGIEADVLPVARRYGMGVLTWSPLASGFLSGKQRLGRPVDLTSGRAALNPARFDPAIPVNVAKLEAVEQLVALAEEIGCTLPELAVAFPVAHPAVTSVIIGPRTMEQMESLVKGAGLVLDDAVLDRIDEIVAPGVNLYHPDGVWRAPALTDVSQRRRTLHDRAAA from the coding sequence ATGCGATACCGAAACTTGGGCGGGACCGGCATCGAGGTGAGTGCGCACTGCCTCGGAACGATGATGTTCGGGGCAGTGGGGAACCCCGATCACGAGGAGTGCGGCCGGATCATCCATGCCGCGCTCGACCTGGGCGTCAACTTCGTCGACACCGCGGACATGTACTCCGCCGGAGAGTCCGAAGTGATCGTCGGCAAGGCGCTCAAGGGGCGGCGCGACGACGTCGTCCTGGCCACGAAAGTCCACTTCCAGATGGGAGAGGGACGCAATCGCAGCGGCAATTCACGGCGCTGGATCGTCCGGGCCGTGGAGGACAGCCTGCGGAGGCTGGACACCGACTGGATCGACCTCTACCAGGTGCACCGCCCGGACCACACGACCGATGTCGAGGAGACGCTGTCCGTCCTCGGTGACCTCGTCACGGCGGGGAAGATCCGCTCCTTCGGGTGCTCGACCTTTCCGGCTGAGGAACTGGTCGAGGCCCATCACGTCGCCGAGCGGCGGGCGCTGCAGCGCTTCCGGACCGAGCAGCCGCCGTACTCGATCCTGGCGAGGGGGATCGAGGCCGACGTCCTGCCGGTCGCCCGGCGCTACGGGATGGGCGTGCTGACCTGGAGTCCGCTGGCCTCGGGCTTCCTGAGCGGGAAGCAACGGCTCGGCCGGCCCGTCGACCTGACCTCGGGGCGGGCGGCGCTGAATCCTGCGCGCTTCGATCCGGCGATCCCCGTCAACGTCGCCAAGCTGGAGGCCGTGGAACAGCTCGTCGCGCTGGCCGAGGAGATCGGCTGCACCCTGCCGGAGCTGGCGGTCGCCTTCCCCGTCGCGCACCCGGCGGTCACCTCGGTGATCATCGGACCGCGGACCATGGAGCAGATGGAGTCCCTGGTGAAGGGGGCCGGTCTGGTGCTCGACGACGCGGTGCTGGACCGGATCGACGAGATCGTCGCACCGGGCGTGAACCTCTACCACCCGGACGGTGTCTGGCGCGCGCCGGCCCTGACGGACGTCTCTCAGCGGCGACGGACGCTGCACGACCGGGCCGCGGCGTAG
- the thiC gene encoding phosphomethylpyrimidine synthase ThiC, with the protein MTIQDARTPAVSQDADGQTERQPGWHKGYLAGSRPDIRVPVRQVHLTNGKDVTLYDTSGPYTDPQIETDVRRGLPPLRENWIIGRGDTEEYAGRPVRPEDDGIKHTSPRGGLKNLDAVFPGRPRQPRRGRGGAAVTQLAYARRGEITPEMEYVAIRENVSPEVVREEIAAGRAVLPANVNHPEIEPMIIGKRFLVKVNANIGNSAVTSSIEEEVDKMTWATKWGADTVMDLSTGRNIHTTREWVLRNSPVPIGTVPLYQALEKVDGRAEDLTWEIYKDTVIEQAEQGVDYMTVHAGVLLPYVPLTARRKTGIVSRGGSIMAAWCLAHHKENFLYTNFEELCEILAAYDVTYSLGDGLRPGSIADANDAAQFAELKTLGELNTIAKRHNVQTMIEGPGHVPMHKIKENIDLQQEICEEAPFYTLGPLTTDVAPAYDHITSGIGAAMIAWWGTAMLCYVTPKEHLGLPNRDDVKTGVITYKIAAHAADLAKGHPGAQEWDDALSDARFEFRWEDQFNLALDPDTAREFHDETLPAEPAKTAHFCSMCGPKFCSMKISQDIRREHGGDLKAEEIQAGMAEKSAEFAASGNRVYLPLAD; encoded by the coding sequence ATGACCATTCAGGACGCACGCACGCCTGCCGTCAGCCAGGACGCCGACGGCCAGACCGAGCGCCAGCCCGGCTGGCACAAGGGATACCTGGCGGGCTCCCGCCCGGACATCCGGGTGCCGGTCCGCCAGGTCCACCTCACCAACGGCAAGGACGTCACGCTCTACGACACGTCCGGTCCGTACACCGACCCGCAGATCGAGACCGACGTGCGCCGGGGCCTGCCGCCCCTGCGCGAAAACTGGATCATCGGCCGCGGCGACACCGAGGAGTACGCGGGACGTCCCGTGCGCCCCGAGGACGACGGCATCAAGCACACCTCGCCGCGCGGCGGACTCAAGAACCTCGACGCAGTCTTCCCGGGTCGGCCCCGCCAGCCCCGCCGCGGCCGTGGCGGCGCCGCCGTCACCCAGCTCGCGTACGCCCGCCGGGGCGAGATCACCCCGGAGATGGAGTACGTCGCGATCCGCGAGAACGTCTCCCCCGAGGTCGTCCGCGAGGAGATCGCCGCAGGTCGCGCGGTGCTTCCGGCCAACGTGAACCACCCGGAGATCGAGCCGATGATCATCGGCAAGCGGTTCCTGGTGAAGGTCAACGCCAACATCGGCAATTCCGCGGTCACCTCCTCCATCGAGGAGGAGGTCGACAAGATGACCTGGGCGACCAAGTGGGGCGCCGACACGGTCATGGACCTCTCGACCGGCCGCAACATCCACACCACGCGCGAGTGGGTCCTGCGCAACTCCCCCGTCCCGATCGGGACCGTGCCGCTCTACCAGGCGCTGGAGAAGGTCGACGGCCGTGCCGAGGACCTGACCTGGGAGATCTACAAGGACACGGTCATCGAGCAGGCCGAGCAGGGCGTCGACTACATGACGGTCCACGCCGGCGTGCTGCTGCCCTACGTGCCCCTGACCGCCCGTCGCAAGACGGGCATCGTCTCGCGCGGTGGCTCGATCATGGCCGCGTGGTGCCTGGCGCACCACAAGGAGAACTTCCTCTACACGAACTTCGAGGAGCTCTGCGAGATCCTCGCAGCCTACGACGTCACCTACTCGCTCGGTGACGGCCTGCGCCCCGGCTCCATCGCGGACGCCAACGACGCGGCGCAGTTCGCCGAGTTGAAGACGCTGGGCGAGCTGAACACGATCGCCAAGCGGCACAACGTGCAGACCATGATCGAGGGCCCGGGCCACGTCCCGATGCACAAGATCAAGGAGAACATCGACCTCCAGCAGGAGATCTGCGAGGAGGCGCCGTTCTACACGCTCGGCCCCCTGACCACGGACGTCGCGCCCGCGTACGACCACATCACCTCGGGCATCGGCGCCGCGATGATCGCCTGGTGGGGCACCGCGATGCTCTGCTACGTCACGCCCAAGGAGCACCTGGGCCTGCCGAACCGGGACGACGTGAAGACCGGCGTGATCACCTACAAGATCGCCGCTCACGCCGCCGACCTGGCCAAGGGCCACCCGGGCGCCCAGGAATGGGACGACGCCCTGTCGGACGCGCGGTTCGAGTTCCGCTGGGAGGACCAGTTCAACCTGGCCCTCGACCCGGACACGGCCCGCGAGTTCCATGACGAGACCCTTCCGGCCGAGCCCGCGAAGACCGCGCACTTCTGCTCCATGTGCGGTCCGAAGTTCTGTTCGATGAAGATCTCTCAGGACATCCGCCGCGAGCACGGCGGTGACCTGAAGGCCGAGGAGATCCAGGCGGGCATGGCGGAGAAGTCCGCCGAGTTCGCCGCCTCCGGCAACCGGGTCTACCTCCCCCTGGCGGACTGA
- a CDS encoding YibE/F family protein — translation MTSLPQPPTTPTDPHGHTGHDHASHGHATGASHSGHGGHGHSHGHGPAAPVSKHLRKVIAAVLIPFAAAVFVGMAVLWPGGAPAHQRTGVGFDRQTQQGTVVALAKVDCKSVNASQVPPTGDTSTPEGREAQAAQTGECKKATVEVAGGPDKGRAFFEIVQPGAPRQLEKGQEVVVAYAPDAPRDLQYSVVDVNRKLPLALLAGIFALAVVVVGRMRGVFALVALVVSFAILTLFILPAILQGSNPLLVAVIGASAIMLIALYMCHGLTARTSVAVLGTLVSLLLIGLLGSLFIDWAFLSGNTDDNTGLIHGLYPHIDMSGLLLAGVIIGSLGVLDDVTVTQTSAVWELHQADPGMGPRGLYRAAIRIGRDHIASVVNTLVLAYAGAALPLLLLFSIANSSMGSVANSELVAEEIIRTLVGSIGLVASVPVTTALAALVVSADRTGSPAAAAVPQPARGGRGRRRKR, via the coding sequence GTGACGTCCTTGCCGCAGCCCCCCACCACGCCCACGGACCCCCACGGCCACACCGGTCACGATCACGCGTCCCACGGACATGCGACCGGTGCCTCCCACAGCGGGCACGGCGGCCACGGCCACAGCCATGGCCACGGGCCGGCGGCCCCGGTCTCCAAGCACCTGCGCAAGGTGATCGCCGCCGTGCTGATCCCTTTCGCCGCAGCCGTCTTCGTCGGCATGGCCGTGCTCTGGCCGGGCGGGGCCCCCGCCCACCAGCGCACCGGCGTGGGCTTCGACCGCCAGACCCAACAGGGCACGGTCGTCGCCTTGGCAAAGGTTGACTGCAAATCAGTGAACGCCTCCCAGGTGCCGCCCACCGGCGACACCTCCACCCCGGAGGGCCGTGAGGCGCAGGCCGCGCAGACCGGGGAGTGCAAGAAGGCGACGGTCGAGGTCGCCGGCGGACCGGACAAGGGCCGGGCGTTCTTCGAGATCGTCCAGCCCGGCGCCCCACGGCAGTTGGAGAAGGGCCAGGAGGTGGTGGTCGCGTACGCCCCCGACGCGCCGCGGGACCTCCAGTACTCCGTCGTCGACGTGAACCGCAAGCTGCCCCTGGCCCTGCTGGCCGGGATCTTCGCGCTCGCGGTCGTGGTGGTCGGGCGGATGCGCGGGGTGTTCGCGCTCGTCGCCCTGGTGGTGAGCTTCGCGATCCTGACGCTGTTCATCCTGCCGGCGATCCTCCAGGGCTCGAACCCCCTGCTCGTCGCCGTCATCGGAGCCAGCGCGATCATGCTGATCGCCCTCTACATGTGCCACGGCCTGACGGCCAGGACCTCGGTCGCCGTCCTCGGCACCCTCGTCTCGCTGCTGCTGATCGGGCTGCTGGGCTCGCTCTTCATCGACTGGGCCTTCCTGAGCGGCAACACGGACGACAACACCGGGCTGATCCACGGCCTCTACCCGCACATCGACATGAGCGGTTTGCTCCTCGCGGGCGTGATCATCGGCTCGCTCGGCGTCCTCGACGACGTCACCGTGACGCAGACCTCGGCGGTCTGGGAACTCCATCAGGCCGACCCGGGAATGGGACCGCGCGGCCTGTACCGGGCGGCCATCCGGATCGGCCGCGACCACATCGCCTCGGTCGTCAACACCCTGGTGCTGGCCTACGCGGGCGCCGCGCTGCCCCTGCTGCTGCTGTTCTCGATCGCGAACAGCAGCATGGGGTCGGTGGCCAACAGCGAGTTGGTCGCGGAGGAGATCATCCGCACCCTCGTGGGCTCCATCGGGCTCGTGGCCTCCGTCCCCGTCACCACCGCGCTCGCCGCCCTGGTGGTTTCCGCCGACCGGACGGGCTCGCCGGCCGCCGCCGCGGTACCGCAGCCCGCGCGCGGTGGCCGGGGCCGTCGGCGCAAGCGCTGA